The Rhodococcus triatomae genome includes a window with the following:
- a CDS encoding penicillin-binding transpeptidase domain-containing protein, which translates to MLCAVLAALTVLAGCTPRPAGPEPAAQQFLTAFAAREIDAAARLSDRPDAAAAALESAWQSLQAESLTATTGDVRIDGDTARVEYTYEWHLPKERVWTYSGELQMGRRDGEWMVRWSSTDIHPRLGDRQTMSLRSTPAERARVNEHAGSDVLVPGIVYRVRFDARSADNVRRSAESLVAALREFDGSLTAQSIAESATGIDGDYLVTRLREDDYERVASTLGSIPGVSISDEADLVATDRTFAPDLVAQIKKTVIDEVDGKAGWSVVTVNQNGVDIDVLTETAAQPVPSFSISLDRPIQVAAQAAVDARDDQAMMVVIAPSTGDILAVAQNEAADRDGPVASTGLYPPGSTFKMITAGAAISGGLATPETMVPCPGSITIGERSIPNYNGFALGTVSMATAFARSCNTSFAKLASEMDDDALTVAAAQFGIGPDYEVVGLPTDSGSVPPASDLVQRTEDGFGQGRVLVSPFGMALAAATVAHGETPVPRLLIGRETEIDGDDPAISPEMVDGLRSMMRLVITSGTADRIADQGDVYGKTGEAEVDGGSHAWFVGYRGDLAFATLVVRGGSSDNAVAVTRDMFAALPEGY; encoded by the coding sequence ATGCTGTGTGCCGTCTTGGCCGCGCTCACCGTTCTCGCCGGATGCACGCCGCGCCCGGCCGGTCCGGAACCCGCGGCGCAGCAGTTCCTCACCGCATTCGCCGCGCGGGAGATCGATGCCGCGGCGCGACTCTCGGACCGGCCCGATGCCGCGGCCGCTGCTCTCGAGTCCGCCTGGCAGTCGCTGCAGGCGGAGTCGCTGACCGCGACCACCGGGGACGTGCGGATCGACGGTGACACCGCGCGGGTCGAGTACACGTACGAATGGCATCTTCCGAAGGAACGGGTGTGGACCTATTCGGGTGAACTCCAGATGGGCCGACGCGACGGCGAGTGGATGGTCCGGTGGAGCTCGACGGACATCCATCCCCGGCTCGGCGACCGGCAGACGATGTCACTGCGGTCCACGCCCGCCGAGCGCGCCCGGGTGAACGAGCACGCCGGGTCCGATGTGCTGGTGCCCGGGATCGTCTACCGGGTGCGGTTCGACGCCCGCTCCGCCGACAACGTCCGGCGCAGCGCCGAGTCCCTCGTCGCCGCCCTGCGCGAGTTCGACGGCTCGCTCACCGCACAGTCGATCGCCGAATCCGCGACCGGCATCGACGGTGACTATCTCGTCACCCGACTGCGCGAGGACGACTACGAACGCGTCGCGTCGACACTCGGATCGATCCCCGGCGTCTCGATCTCCGACGAAGCGGACCTGGTGGCCACGGACCGGACGTTCGCCCCGGACCTGGTGGCGCAGATCAAGAAGACCGTGATCGACGAGGTGGACGGCAAGGCGGGCTGGAGCGTCGTCACGGTCAACCAGAACGGCGTCGACATCGACGTGCTGACCGAGACTGCAGCACAGCCGGTTCCGTCCTTCTCGATCAGTCTGGACCGGCCGATCCAGGTGGCTGCGCAGGCGGCCGTCGACGCTCGTGACGATCAGGCGATGATGGTCGTGATCGCGCCGTCGACCGGAGACATCCTCGCCGTTGCGCAGAACGAGGCGGCGGACCGGGACGGGCCGGTCGCATCGACCGGACTGTACCCGCCCGGGTCGACGTTCAAGATGATCACGGCGGGAGCGGCGATCTCCGGCGGACTCGCGACGCCCGAGACGATGGTGCCCTGCCCGGGCAGCATCACCATCGGCGAGCGCAGCATCCCCAACTACAACGGTTTCGCGCTGGGCACGGTGTCGATGGCGACCGCGTTCGCGCGCTCGTGCAACACGTCGTTCGCCAAGCTCGCCAGTGAGATGGACGACGATGCACTGACCGTCGCGGCGGCCCAGTTCGGGATCGGCCCCGACTACGAGGTGGTCGGTCTGCCCACGGATTCCGGCTCGGTGCCCCCCGCATCGGACCTGGTGCAGCGTACCGAGGACGGATTCGGTCAGGGCAGGGTGCTGGTGAGCCCGTTCGGCATGGCCCTCGCCGCCGCGACAGTCGCTCACGGCGAGACCCCCGTTCCGCGACTGCTGATCGGACGTGAGACGGAGATCGACGGTGACGATCCGGCGATCAGCCCGGAGATGGTCGACGGGCTCCGTTCGATGATGCGGTTGGTCATCACCAGCGGCACCGCGGACCGGATCGCCGATCAGGGCGACGTCTACGGCAAGACCGGTGAGGCCGAGGTCGACGGCGGGTCGCACGCCTGGTTCGTCGGCTATCGCGGCGATCTGGCCTTCGCCACGCTCGTGGTGCGGGGCGGGAGCTCGGACAATGCCGTCGCGGTGACGCGCGACATGTTCGCGGCCCTGCCGGAGGGCTACTGA
- the ispG gene encoding flavodoxin-dependent (E)-4-hydroxy-3-methylbut-2-enyl-diphosphate synthase yields MSTPVGLGMPAGPAAVLAPRRQTRQLQVGSVGVGSDHPVSVQSMCTTKTHDVNATLQQIAELTASGCDLVRVACPRQEDADALATIARKSQIPVIADIHFQPRYIFAAIDAGCAAVRVNPGNIKEFDGRVKEVAKAAGDAGIPIRIGVNAGSLDPRLMVKYGKATPEALVESALWEAGLFEEHGFGDIKISVKHNDPVVMVEAYRQLAAQCDYPLHLGVTEAGPAFQGTIKSAVAFGALLSEGIGDTIRVSLSAPPAEEIKVGTQILQSLNLRPRKLEIVSCPSCGRAQVDVYTLADEVTAGLEGMEIPLRVAVMGCVVNGPGEAREADLGVASGNGKGQIFVKGKVIKTVPEAQIVETLIEEAMRIAEEMDGEGSEGAPVVTVS; encoded by the coding sequence GTGAGTACCCCCGTCGGACTGGGTATGCCCGCCGGCCCCGCTGCGGTGCTGGCCCCGCGCCGTCAGACCCGTCAACTGCAGGTCGGGTCGGTCGGTGTCGGCAGCGACCATCCGGTGTCGGTGCAGTCGATGTGCACCACCAAGACCCACGACGTCAATGCCACGCTCCAGCAGATCGCCGAACTCACCGCCTCCGGGTGCGACCTCGTCCGGGTAGCGTGCCCGCGTCAGGAGGACGCCGACGCGCTGGCGACCATCGCGCGCAAGAGCCAGATCCCGGTGATCGCCGACATCCACTTCCAGCCCCGCTACATCTTCGCCGCCATCGATGCCGGCTGCGCGGCGGTGCGGGTGAACCCCGGCAACATCAAGGAGTTCGACGGCCGGGTCAAGGAGGTGGCCAAGGCCGCCGGTGACGCCGGCATCCCCATCCGGATCGGCGTCAACGCCGGGTCTCTGGACCCACGGCTGATGGTCAAGTACGGCAAGGCCACCCCGGAAGCGCTCGTGGAGTCCGCGCTGTGGGAGGCGGGCCTGTTCGAGGAGCACGGCTTCGGCGACATCAAGATCTCGGTCAAGCACAACGATCCGGTCGTCATGGTCGAGGCGTACCGCCAGCTCGCCGCGCAGTGCGATTATCCGTTGCACCTCGGCGTCACCGAGGCCGGACCGGCGTTCCAGGGCACGATCAAGTCGGCAGTCGCCTTCGGTGCACTGCTGTCCGAGGGTATCGGCGACACCATCCGGGTGTCGCTGTCGGCACCGCCCGCCGAGGAGATCAAGGTCGGCACGCAGATCCTGCAGTCGTTGAACCTGCGCCCGCGCAAGCTCGAGATCGTGTCCTGCCCGTCGTGTGGTCGCGCGCAGGTGGATGTCTACACCCTCGCCGACGAGGTCACCGCGGGGCTCGAAGGCATGGAGATCCCGCTGCGAGTCGCGGTCATGGGCTGCGTCGTGAACGGCCCCGGCGAGGCCCGCGAAGCGGACCTGGGTGTCGCCTCCGGCAACGGCAAGGGCCAGATCTTCGTGAAGGGGAAGGTCATCAAGACCGTCCCCGAGGCACAGATCGTGGAGACCCTCATCGAAGAAGCCATGCGGATCGCCGAGGAGATGGACGGCGAAGGCTCCGAGGGTGCTCCCGTGGTCACGGTCAGCTGA
- the dxr gene encoding 1-deoxy-D-xylulose-5-phosphate reductoisomerase produces MDETNPTRVLLLGSTGSIGTQALEVIADNPDRFTVVGLAAGGGNVELLEQQITRTGVTEVAVADPLAADRLDRPGVRSGPEAVTELVREVEADVVLNALVGSLGLAPTLAALESGARLALANKESLVAGGSLVTAAAAPGQIVPVDSEHSALAQCLRGGAADEVERLVLTASGGPFRGWSAEDLESVGPAEAKAHPTWSMGPMNTLNSATLVNKGLELIETHLLFGIDYDRIDVTVHPQSIVHSMVTFVDGSTLAQASPPDMKLPIALALGWPHRIPGAAPACDFATASTWEFEPLDDEVFPAVALARAAGASGGCLTAVYNAANEVAAEAFLDGQIRFPSIVRTVAAVLGGADEWSAPPATVEDVLAADGWARTRASELVKQEGR; encoded by the coding sequence GTGGACGAGACGAACCCGACGCGCGTACTGCTGCTCGGCAGCACCGGATCGATCGGTACCCAGGCACTCGAGGTGATCGCGGACAACCCCGACAGGTTCACCGTGGTCGGCCTGGCAGCGGGCGGGGGCAACGTCGAACTGCTCGAACAGCAGATCACCCGTACCGGTGTCACCGAGGTCGCTGTCGCCGACCCGCTGGCCGCGGACCGACTCGATCGTCCCGGAGTGCGCAGTGGTCCCGAGGCCGTCACCGAGCTGGTGCGCGAGGTCGAGGCGGACGTGGTGCTCAACGCGCTCGTCGGCTCGCTCGGCCTGGCACCGACCCTCGCCGCACTCGAATCCGGGGCGCGCCTCGCGCTCGCGAACAAGGAGTCCCTGGTCGCGGGGGGATCACTGGTGACGGCGGCCGCCGCGCCCGGCCAGATCGTTCCGGTGGACTCCGAACACTCCGCGCTCGCCCAGTGCCTGCGCGGTGGTGCGGCGGACGAGGTGGAGCGCCTCGTCCTCACCGCCTCCGGCGGACCCTTCCGGGGCTGGTCGGCGGAGGACCTGGAATCGGTCGGCCCGGCCGAGGCCAAGGCTCATCCCACCTGGTCGATGGGGCCGATGAACACCCTGAACTCGGCGACGCTCGTCAACAAGGGGCTCGAACTCATCGAGACGCACCTGTTGTTCGGCATCGACTACGACCGCATCGACGTCACGGTGCATCCCCAGTCGATCGTGCACTCGATGGTCACCTTCGTCGACGGTTCGACGCTGGCCCAGGCGAGCCCGCCGGACATGAAGCTGCCGATCGCGCTGGCCCTCGGATGGCCGCACCGGATTCCGGGCGCAGCGCCCGCATGCGATTTCGCCACGGCGTCCACCTGGGAGTTCGAGCCTCTCGACGACGAGGTGTTCCCCGCCGTCGCGCTCGCTCGCGCGGCGGGCGCGAGTGGTGGGTGTCTCACGGCCGTGTACAACGCCGCCAACGAGGTCGCCGCCGAGGCCTTCCTCGACGGACAGATCAGGTTCCCCTCCATCGTGCGCACCGTCGCCGCCGTGCTCGGCGGTGCGGACGAGTGGTCCGCACCGCCCGCTACCGTGGAGGACGTCCTGGCCGCCGACGGCTGGGCTCGGACGCGGGCGAGTGAGCTCGTGAAGCAGGAAGGCCGGTAG
- a CDS encoding GNAT family N-acetyltransferase gives MLKLLGARQLGSKDVSDVLRVLDADPVAACMVAARVEDSGLDPRMLHGELWSRGGPLESLVFSGANLVPLRGTVDDLRAFADRACRGPRMCSSLVGRAELTLPLWEMLSLDWGPAREVRSEQPLLALTGSPRCRPDRSVRKVRMSELEAYFPAAVSMFLEEVGVDPRMHDGGRAYRRRVAGLISAGRAWARFEDGEVVFKAEVGSMSSKVGQIQGVWVDPAYRGHGYGAAGTATVAEAVTAAGRTASLYVNDYNQAARGAYARVGFEQVATFATILLD, from the coding sequence ATGCTCAAGCTTCTCGGTGCACGACAGTTGGGCAGCAAGGACGTGTCCGACGTTCTCCGGGTCCTCGACGCCGACCCCGTGGCGGCATGCATGGTCGCCGCGCGCGTGGAGGATTCCGGACTCGATCCCCGGATGCTCCACGGCGAACTGTGGAGTCGCGGCGGACCGCTCGAATCGCTCGTGTTCTCCGGCGCCAACCTCGTTCCGCTCCGCGGCACGGTCGACGACCTGCGGGCCTTCGCCGATCGCGCCTGTCGCGGCCCCCGGATGTGCTCGTCGCTGGTCGGCCGCGCCGAGCTGACCCTCCCGCTGTGGGAGATGCTGTCGCTGGACTGGGGCCCGGCCCGCGAGGTGCGCTCCGAGCAGCCGCTGCTCGCGCTCACGGGCTCGCCGCGGTGTCGGCCGGACCGGTCGGTGCGCAAGGTGCGGATGAGCGAACTCGAAGCCTACTTTCCCGCCGCCGTCTCGATGTTCCTCGAGGAAGTCGGTGTGGACCCGCGCATGCACGACGGGGGGCGTGCGTACCGTCGCCGCGTCGCGGGCCTGATCTCGGCGGGCCGGGCCTGGGCCCGGTTCGAGGACGGTGAGGTCGTTTTCAAGGCCGAGGTCGGTTCGATGTCGTCGAAGGTCGGACAGATCCAGGGCGTGTGGGTCGACCCCGCGTACCGGGGGCACGGGTACGGCGCGGCGGGCACCGCCACGGTCGCCGAGGCCGTGACGGCCGCCGGGCGTACCGCGAGCCTCTACGTCAACGACTACAACCAGGCGGCGCGAGGCGCGTACGCGCGGGTGGGATTCGAGCAGGTCGCGACGTTCGCGACGATTCTGCTCGACTGA
- a CDS encoding M50 family metallopeptidase has translation MLFALGVFLFALGIAISIALHEAGHMWTAQKLGMKVRRYYIGFGPRIFSFRRGETEYGLKAIPAGGFCDIAGMTALDELAPDEVDRAMYKQKTWKRLVVMSGGIAMNFLLGMVLLYGLAVSWGLPDLHPKATVERVTCVAPTQAGEAGDFELSECTGVGPAGEAGIQPGDVVTAVDGVEIEGGFGGLVEATRSATGTVDFTVERGDQTLTLPVRVEQVQRYVQNPDTGEISSQTVGAIGVGAAPIGPQQYNALTAVPGTLVFTGELGVLTVQALFDLPSKVSDLWTAVTGGERDIETPVSVVGASVIGGQMAERGIWQSFVLLLAQLNFFLGVFNLLPLLPLDGGHMAVAIYEKVRNWIRGLRGLPAGAPANYMKLLPLTYVAIVIGGAFMLLTLTADIVNPIQLF, from the coding sequence TTGCTGTTCGCGTTGGGCGTGTTTCTGTTCGCCCTCGGTATCGCGATCTCCATCGCGCTCCACGAGGCGGGGCACATGTGGACCGCCCAGAAGCTGGGTATGAAGGTCCGCCGCTACTACATCGGATTCGGGCCCCGGATCTTCTCGTTCCGGCGAGGGGAGACCGAGTACGGGCTCAAGGCCATTCCGGCGGGCGGATTCTGCGACATCGCGGGGATGACGGCCCTCGACGAACTCGCTCCCGACGAGGTCGACCGGGCGATGTACAAGCAGAAGACGTGGAAGCGTCTCGTCGTCATGTCCGGTGGCATCGCGATGAACTTCCTCCTCGGCATGGTGCTGCTCTACGGCCTCGCCGTGAGCTGGGGGCTGCCGGACCTGCACCCGAAGGCGACGGTCGAGCGGGTCACCTGCGTGGCACCGACACAGGCCGGCGAGGCGGGCGACTTCGAGTTGTCCGAGTGCACCGGAGTGGGTCCGGCGGGTGAGGCCGGCATCCAGCCCGGCGACGTCGTCACCGCCGTCGACGGCGTGGAGATCGAGGGCGGTTTCGGCGGGCTCGTCGAGGCCACCCGCTCGGCCACGGGGACGGTCGACTTCACGGTCGAACGGGGCGATCAGACCCTCACGCTCCCCGTACGGGTCGAACAGGTTCAGCGGTACGTGCAGAACCCCGATACCGGAGAGATCTCGTCGCAGACCGTCGGGGCGATCGGCGTCGGCGCGGCACCGATCGGTCCGCAGCAGTACAACGCGCTCACCGCGGTGCCGGGAACTCTCGTGTTCACCGGTGAACTCGGCGTCCTCACGGTGCAGGCGCTGTTCGACCTTCCCAGCAAGGTGTCCGATCTGTGGACCGCGGTCACCGGCGGGGAGCGCGACATCGAGACGCCGGTCAGCGTCGTCGGCGCGTCCGTGATCGGCGGGCAGATGGCCGAACGCGGTATCTGGCAGTCGTTCGTGCTGCTCCTGGCGCAGCTCAACTTCTTCCTCGGCGTGTTCAACCTGCTGCCGCTGCTCCCGCTCGACGGCGGCCACATGGCGGTCGCGATCTACGAGAAGGTCCGAAACTGGATCCGGGGGCTGCGCGGTCTGCCCGCGGGCGCACCGGCGAACTACATGAAACTGCTCCCACTCACCTATGTGGCGATCGTCATCGGTGGTGCGTTCATGCTGCTCACCCTCACCGCCGACATCGTCAATCCGATTCAGCTGTTCTGA
- a CDS encoding AMP-binding protein: MVTDAGTRVRELLDEYDTPDACAAELLCDRHPADAVAFTVVEDDLSSTDLTFGELRERSARFAAALAALSVEPGDRVATLMGKSADLVVALLGIWRRGAVHVPLFTAFAPPAISFRLEASATKVVVVDADQRHKLAPGDDMPARRPWQVLVAGALADDALSFEGLLASHRADDPRAAAVRTGGSAPLVQLFTSGTTGTPKGVPVPVGALASFHAYLEFGLDVRPDDVFWNAADPGWAYGLYYAILGPLAAGRRSILLHAGFSAATTWTVIERLGVTNFAAAPTVYRSLAADPAGVPASIRLRRASSAGEPLTPDVVAWSRANLGVEVRDHYGQTEHGMFVANGWADGLREEVRAGSMGRPLPGWACTVLAEDSDEPAPVGTPGRVAIDTRRSPLLWFSGYVDAPEKTASRYTADGRYYLTGDAGSVDADGHYYFSARDDDVIIMAGYRIGPFDIESVLVMHEAIVEAAVVGRPDDLRGEVLEAFVVLREGVHGTDELEAELQQLVKKKYAAHAYPRTVHFVPSLPKTPSGKVQRFVLRSR, encoded by the coding sequence ATGGTCACCGATGCAGGTACCCGCGTCCGCGAGCTGTTGGACGAGTACGACACCCCGGACGCGTGCGCGGCCGAGTTGCTCTGCGACCGTCATCCGGCAGACGCCGTGGCATTCACGGTGGTGGAGGACGATCTGTCGTCCACCGACCTCACGTTCGGGGAGCTGCGCGAGCGGTCCGCCCGATTCGCTGCCGCGCTCGCTGCGCTGTCGGTCGAACCGGGGGATCGGGTCGCGACCCTGATGGGCAAGTCCGCGGATCTGGTCGTGGCTCTGCTGGGAATCTGGCGGCGGGGCGCGGTGCACGTCCCGCTGTTCACCGCCTTCGCCCCGCCCGCGATCTCGTTCCGGCTCGAGGCGAGCGCCACCAAGGTCGTCGTCGTCGACGCCGATCAGCGGCACAAGCTCGCCCCCGGTGACGACATGCCGGCGCGGCGGCCGTGGCAGGTCCTGGTCGCCGGCGCGCTCGCCGACGACGCTCTCTCGTTCGAGGGACTGCTCGCCTCCCACCGCGCCGACGACCCACGCGCCGCCGCCGTCCGCACCGGCGGCTCCGCTCCGCTGGTCCAGTTGTTCACCAGCGGCACCACGGGCACCCCCAAGGGAGTGCCGGTGCCGGTCGGTGCACTCGCCTCGTTCCACGCCTATCTGGAGTTCGGCCTGGACGTGCGGCCCGACGACGTGTTCTGGAACGCCGCGGACCCCGGGTGGGCGTACGGGCTCTACTACGCGATTCTCGGACCGCTGGCCGCGGGCCGACGAAGCATCCTGCTGCATGCCGGATTCTCGGCAGCGACGACGTGGACGGTGATCGAACGGCTCGGCGTCACCAACTTCGCGGCCGCTCCCACCGTCTATCGCTCCCTGGCTGCCGATCCGGCGGGAGTCCCTGCCTCGATCCGGCTGCGTCGGGCATCGTCGGCGGGGGAGCCGCTCACTCCCGACGTCGTCGCGTGGTCGAGGGCGAACCTCGGCGTGGAGGTCCGTGATCACTACGGTCAGACCGAGCACGGGATGTTCGTCGCGAACGGATGGGCCGACGGTCTGCGTGAGGAGGTGCGTGCCGGGTCGATGGGCAGGCCGCTTCCCGGGTGGGCCTGCACCGTCCTCGCGGAGGACTCCGACGAGCCTGCCCCGGTGGGCACCCCGGGACGGGTCGCCATCGACACCCGCCGCAGCCCGTTGCTGTGGTTCTCCGGGTACGTCGACGCCCCGGAGAAGACGGCGAGCCGGTACACGGCCGACGGCCGGTACTACCTCACCGGCGATGCCGGCTCCGTCGACGCGGACGGGCACTACTACTTCTCCGCCCGTGACGACGACGTGATCATCATGGCCGGCTACCGGATCGGGCCCTTCGACATCGAGAGCGTGCTGGTGATGCACGAGGCGATCGTGGAGGCCGCCGTGGTCGGACGCCCCGACGACCTGCGCGGCGAGGTCCTCGAGGCATTCGTCGTGCTACGTGAGGGTGTGCACGGCACCGACGAACTCGAGGCGGAACTCCAGCAGCTGGTGAAGAAGAAGTACGCCGCGCACGCCTACCCGCGCACCGTGCACTTCGTGCCGTCCCTGCCGAAGACGCCGAGCGGCAAGGTGCAGAGGTTCGTCCTCCGGTCGCGCTGA
- a CDS encoding helix-turn-helix transcriptional regulator — MAGHSTPLLRPRDADALRGEIRRIAAAQVAPVVFGGSVADGALQLTEFAGTRTNGLRGLLVPPRTGLGGCVVESLAPAAVPDYGRSASITHQYDGPVLGEGLRSVLAVPVVVQGTPRAVLYAALRRTGPVGDRAGDAMLAACRRLAAEIEVRDEVDRRLIMLGSLTPSSAEGMSLEEVRDIHAELRSVADRVSDTALRDTLRALSRRLADVVRGAGPAPLDEAPPMSPRELDVLSHVALGCTNSEVAQRLSLGPETVKSYLRTAMRKLDASTRHEAVVAARRLGLLP; from the coding sequence GTGGCCGGCCACTCGACACCGCTGCTGAGACCCCGCGACGCCGACGCTCTCCGCGGCGAGATCCGCCGCATCGCCGCTGCTCAGGTGGCGCCGGTCGTGTTCGGCGGATCGGTCGCCGACGGCGCGCTGCAACTGACCGAGTTCGCCGGCACCCGCACGAACGGCCTCCGCGGACTGCTCGTGCCACCCCGGACCGGGCTGGGCGGATGCGTCGTCGAGTCCCTCGCACCCGCCGCGGTACCCGACTACGGGCGGTCCGCGTCGATCACCCACCAGTACGACGGCCCCGTCCTCGGCGAGGGACTGCGTTCGGTGCTCGCCGTGCCCGTCGTCGTGCAGGGCACGCCCCGCGCGGTGCTGTACGCGGCTCTGCGCCGCACCGGTCCGGTCGGAGACCGTGCCGGCGACGCGATGCTCGCCGCCTGCCGGCGTCTCGCCGCCGAGATCGAGGTGCGCGACGAGGTCGATCGACGCCTGATCATGCTGGGGTCGCTCACGCCGAGCTCGGCCGAAGGCATGAGCCTCGAGGAAGTCCGCGACATCCATGCCGAACTCCGGTCCGTCGCCGACCGGGTGTCCGACACCGCGCTCCGCGACACCCTGCGGGCGCTCTCGAGGCGCCTGGCCGACGTGGTCCGCGGGGCCGGACCGGCACCGCTCGACGAGGCCCCGCCCATGTCGCCCCGCGAGTTGGACGTGCTGTCCCACGTCGCGCTCGGCTGCACGAACAGCGAAGTCGCCCAGCGGCTCTCACTCGGTCCCGAGACCGTCAAGAGCTACCTGCGCACGGCGATGCGCAAACTCGACGCGTCCACCCGGCACGAGGCCGTCGTGGCTGCGCGCCGTCTCGGCCTGCTGCCCTGA
- the map gene encoding type I methionyl aminopeptidase — protein sequence MAVRTALTPGTLSPVRSVPSSIEAPEYAWKPTAQEGNEPWVQTPETIAAMRVASRIAAQALAEAGKAVAPGVTTDELDRIAHEYMIDHGAYPSTLGYKGFRKSCCTSLNEVICHGIPDSTVIQDGDIVNIDVTAYIGGVHGDTNATFLAGDVSEEARLLVERTREATMRAIKAVRPGRALNVIGRVIESYANRFEYGVVRDFTGHGIGTTFHNGLVILHYDEPNVETIIEPGMVFTIEPMIDLGTADYEIWDDGWTVVTKDRKWSAQFEHTIVVTDTGAEILTLP from the coding sequence ATGGCTGTGCGTACCGCTCTGACCCCCGGCACCCTTTCTCCGGTCCGTTCGGTGCCTTCGAGTATCGAGGCACCCGAATACGCGTGGAAGCCCACCGCGCAGGAGGGCAACGAACCGTGGGTGCAGACCCCGGAGACCATCGCCGCGATGCGGGTCGCGAGCCGCATCGCGGCGCAGGCGCTCGCCGAGGCGGGCAAGGCGGTGGCTCCCGGGGTCACCACCGACGAACTCGACCGGATCGCCCACGAGTACATGATCGATCACGGTGCCTATCCGTCGACGCTGGGCTACAAGGGCTTCCGGAAGTCCTGCTGCACCTCGCTCAACGAGGTGATCTGCCACGGCATCCCGGATTCGACGGTCATCCAGGACGGCGACATCGTGAACATCGACGTCACCGCCTACATCGGCGGGGTCCACGGCGACACCAATGCCACGTTCCTGGCCGGAGACGTGTCGGAGGAGGCACGTCTGCTGGTCGAGCGCACTCGTGAGGCCACCATGCGGGCGATCAAGGCCGTCCGTCCGGGCCGTGCCCTCAACGTGATCGGCCGGGTGATCGAGTCGTATGCCAACCGCTTCGAGTACGGGGTGGTGCGCGATTTCACCGGCCACGGGATCGGGACGACGTTCCACAACGGACTGGTCATCCTGCACTACGACGAGCCGAACGTCGAGACGATCATCGAACCGGGCATGGTGTTCACGATCGAGCCGATGATCGACCTGGGTACCGCGGACTACGAGATCTGGGACGACGGCTGGACGGTGGTGACCAAGGACCGCAAGTGGAGTGCCCAGTTCGAGCACACCATCGTGGTGACCGACACCGGCGCCGAGATCCTCACGTTGCCTTGA